A single window of Danio rerio strain Tuebingen ecotype United States chromosome 15, GRCz12tu, whole genome shotgun sequence DNA harbors:
- the msantd4 gene encoding myb/SANT-like DNA-binding domain-containing protein 4 yields the protein MDFLQMKHLKRKRKSNYSVKETQTLIREIHKRREILFSRQQNMAINELKRRAWEEVADSVNALGEGELRTAAEVKRRYLDWRALMKRKQLQAELASGLKQEFEPSSPDNDASLGGGDQSLDLSGFPKDSSCDWQDLTDLGEPSTHTPGVKMEDDEASSYRLEADVGEGVEGDDDEEDCFPSILPDMDREGRVPEVFAHIDEFGVLSSTKPTSGQTAGRDLGLGMGGVTGMGVAGLGIAGGETTSLLVALERQRLDLEKHRLQVESERLQVEKERLLVEKERLRQGEVERERLQLEKERLQVERERLRLVLHQNTPLQQSPAPSTSIATPTTSSSAPSSSSLDGEKDRKLVWPMVVDLEAEKLKLEKERLLLEKERLQFFKFESGRLQIEKERLQVEKERLQLQKDGQQMVLHS from the exons ATGGACTTCCTGCAGATGAAGCACCTGAAGAGGAAAAGGAAGAGCAACTACAGCGTGAAGGAAACTCAAACTCTGATCCGCGAGATCCACAAGCGGCGCGAGATTCTGTTCTCTCGCCAGCAGAACATGGCCATCAACGAGCTGAAGCGGCGCGCGTGGGAGGAGGTGGCGGACAGTGTGAACGCGCTGGGCGAAGGAGAGCTGCGCACGGCAGCCGAGGTCAAGAGGCGATACCTGGACTGGCGAGCGCTCATGAAGAGGAAGCAGCTGCAGGCTGAACTGGCATCAGGATTAAAGCAGGAGTTTGAGCCGTCGTCTCCTGATAATGACGCTTCTCTGGGCGGCGGTGACCAGTCGCTTGACCTCAGTGGCTTTCCGAAAGACTCCTCGTGCGACTGGCAGGACCTGACAGATCTAGGAGAGCCCAGCACACACACTCCTGGAGTCAAGATGGAGGACGACGAGGCCAGCAGCTACAGG TTGGAGGCTGACGTTGGAGAAGGTGTGGAGGGTGACGACGATGAGGAGGACTGTTTTCCCTCCATCCTCCCTGATATGGACCGCGAGGGCCGAGTTCCTGAGGTCTTTGCTCATATTGATGAATTCGGTGTCCTGAGCTCCACCAAACCCACATCAGGCCAGACTGCAGGCCGAGACCTGGGACTCGGAATGGGTGGAGTAACCGGCATGGGTGTAGCTGGATTGGGCATCGCTGGAGGAGAGACCACAAGCCTGCTGGTGGCGCTAGAAAGGCAGCGATTGGACCTAGAGAAACACCGACTACAGGTGGAGTCAGAACGGCTGCAGGTGGAGAAAGAGCGCCTCCTGGTGGAGAAGGAGAGACTGCGGCAGGGCGAGGTGGAGCGGGAGCGGCTGCAGTTAGAGAAAGAGCGTCTACAGGTGGAGCGAGAGCGTCTGAGACTTGTTTTACATCAAAACACGCCTCTCCAACAGAGCCCTGCCCCCTCGACATCTATAGCCACGCCCACCACTTCATCCTCCGCCCCCTCGTCGTCCTCATTGGATGGAGAGAAGGACAGGAAGCTAGTTTGGCCAATGGTGGTGGATTTAGAGGCGGAGAAGCTGAAGTTGGAGAAAGAGCGCCTCCTGCTGGAAAAGGAGAGACTGCAGTTCTTTAAGTTTGAGTCGGGCCGGCTGCAGATTGAGAAGGAGCGCCTGCAGGTGGAGAAAGAGAGGCTGCAGCTGCAAAAAGACGGACAGCAGATGGTGCTGCACTCGTGA